From Candidatus Xianfuyuplasma coldseepsis:
AGATAACCGAATTCCGTCATTTTCCGACGAATCTCACGATTCATATCGGTAACGACTTCATCAATGGCAACCCGGGCATTGGTATTTTCAAACACCATTTTGTTCCAGATATCACTGATTCCTCGTTCGACGAGGTATTGTCCTGGTGTCCGCGGTACGTCGCGTAGCCAAGTGATTTGTTCTAAGATAATTTGTTTGTCATCCGCAGGGATTGGAAGTTGTTCAATCGCTTGTTGGTTCGCGGATAACCATAGGAATGTTGGTCCATAGGTGGACAACAAGGTTTGGGCAAATTCAATTTGGGTATCGGTTGATTGCCACCATTTAAAGAATTCCCAGGTTTCCTCTTTGTACTGTGAATCATTAAAGATGATTCCACCCATACCATTCCCAACGTACCAACGATTTAACTCGCCCGTCTCTTCATCGATGTATCCCGGGGTAGGTGCTAATTCCCATTTCCCTTGTATCTCTGGAGCCGAGGTTTGAATCGTCACGTAGTCATTGAACGAAATGATTCCAATCGGTAAGGATCCATAACGGAAGTCATTGTAGAACGATGGTACCTGTGTTGGCACACTGTAGGTGGTAAATAAATCCCCTAAGAATTGCAGTGCTTCGACACTGGCTTGATCGTCCAGCTCTACTTCGAGTCCATTTGGAGCGTAAATCGTTCCACCATATTGATAGATTAACGGCACGGTTTGATAGAACCATTTGGTTGACGCACCACCGGATGTTGGATAATAGAAATTCATGTCGTATCGTTGTAATTGGGGCAAGATTCCTAAGACATCGTCCCAGGTATCCGGTACCGCTATGTTGAGTGATTCAAAAATGTCTTCACGATACATAATCGCATTGAAATTCAGTGTTTCCGGCATCGCATATACCCCTTCATTAAAGGTATATGGAACCATCGATCCGGCGACAAATTTATCACTGGTGTAACTCCAGAAATCATCAAACTCAGTCAAATCGTAGAGCGCACCGCGAATCGCCAAGTTATACGGTACATAGGACGGCAATCCGAGGGCCGCATCCGGTGTCGTATCACCGGCACTTGCAAGCACGAGTTTGTCGACGACTGGCATAACACTAAAGTCAACTTGAATACCGGTTTCGGTAGTGAACTCACTGTCAACTAATTTCTGCATTGCATCGACATAGGTCGTTGCCCGACCGACCCAAATTTGAACGGTTTCTTTATCTTCACTATAGGTATAGTATTTATTCGACGTAATGGATAAGTAGAAATCACTGATCATATGGCCAACAATTTGGAAGACATTGGCATCCAAACGTTCGGGCGGTTCATTCGCCAAAATGACTTTATTAAGCGCCATGTGTTGTTCTTCAATAAAGGTAATTGTATCGCCAAGATATTGGTTTACCGAGCCACTACCACTATATAAATCTTCAATATAGAGAGGTAATTCATCGGGTTTTTCACTGACGTCTTCAATCGTTCGTAAGGCCATGTTTAAATAGGACAACTCACTCGATAAGTCCCGTTCACTAGAATACTGAGACAGCATAATGATGTTCCATTTTAACATCGTTGCATAGGCATCTAAGTACTCCTCGGTTTCCGGAAGGATCTTCGTTAGTTCCCAGGTTCGTGAATCATCGTCGGTGTTTCCACTGACTTTACGAATATCAAGGGCAAATTGATTGATATGATCAATGATGATTTGTAAATCATTGATTCGTGCACTAAGTGGTGCAATATCGGTGGTAAATGTAATTGTGTTACTACCGGCGTCTAGGTAAAATTTCAAGGGTTCCCCATCTTGTTCAAACGTGTCTGTTGTCCACTGATTATCGGTTGCTTCAAATTCATAGGACATCACTTCTTGATAGGGAATTACACCGTTGATTCGAACCGTACGAAAGACATTGAAATCCGATGCATCGGTTTCATAGTATAACGACAATTCGTAGAGTCCAGCTGTTGGAGCTACGACATTGTACGTAATCGATTGTCCCGATTGATCCCAGGATTCAACGATATTTAGTCGTTTGTATTCATTGTCAAACGGTTTGGTGTCCGGCGATTGGTTATTATCCAACCGAATAAACGAGGAGTTCTTACGGGTGTAACTGATGGCATCAATCATCAGTACATCATCCACTTCTTGTCCACCGACAGTACTGAGATATTCGGTATATGTCGGAATCTCGGTTGGGGCAATCAGGATAACGTCACCTAAATAAAAACTTTCTGTGCTGTCACTACCGAAGGTAATCGTATGGGTCCCGGTGTCGAAATAAAAGAGTAAGCCTTCTTCGGTATAATAGCGATTATCGTGTAACTCGGTTTGATGCCATCCCTCAACGACAATTTGATTGGGGATGAATTCATCACCGTAACGATCGGTGTCGAAATCTTTGGTTTCGTCTTCCCATATAATGGGGACATTGATTAATGAACTCTCATAAAATGGAATCTCATCGTTAATCGTTACTTGCAATAAGTAATCATTCAACGTGTCACCATTGAGATAATAGTCGATGCCAATGCGGTAATATCCCGCTTCACTAACACTGACTTCATAGGTTGCAGTTTGGGTTAATGTTACATCGGTAACGACATCTCCGTCGTACACAATGTCGTTAACGAGCACGCCGTCGCTGTAGGTCGTTTCGTAGTTGTCCAATGTATAGTCAAGAGCTACGTCATCCATCAGGTTGACGTAGCTATTTAACTCTACAGTTTCAGCAAGTACATTATATGCGGCTTGATAGGACGCGCGATTGACGTCTTGTTCAAATTCGTCAAGACGACTGTTTTTTAGTCCCGTTGCCGCAAACACAATGACTGCAACTATGATTAGTGGTGGCAAGAATTTAAGTAAGCGTTGTTTCATACACATTCTCCTTTGCCACGATTTATTGTTACTTATTCACTAAATCGTGCGTCATCTGTATCGTAGCCATAATAGTCTACGAGCGCATTTTCAATTTCAGTCCAAGCAAGTGCTAAACGATCGTTAAATAGATCGGTCCAGCTGTCCAATTTACTAAAGATTAAATCTTGCCATTCTGGCGCACTGATCGGGGTTTCATCGACATCGTAGAAGAACCAGAATTCTTCAAAGATCATTTGTCGGGTTTCTGTGGTTTCATCGGTAAAGAACCATGGGTATACTTTATCACTGATGGCTTTTACTTCACCACTACGAATGATATCTAGTACCGCGTTAAATCCTTCTTTATCTTCATAGTATCCATTACTTCCGATTTGATACCAATATGCAAGTTGTTCGTTAAATGCGTCACCAACGGTTACTGGTAAACTTGCATCTGCTGCACCAGTTAATACAGTTAAGTTACCATCGGTATCGATTTCACCATATTCAACTTCAGCGCGTGCTTTCCATGCACGAGTATCGGCAATCATGAAGGATGCGAATTCATACGCGATATCCAATTTTAATTGTTCTTCTTCATTACACTCTGGATTTCCGTCATCGTTACAATAGTTGTATACACCAAGTGGATCGGTAACGGTAGAGATGGTATTTCCACGACCGTTATAATCTGGATATGGATAGACATCAAATCCTTCTGGTCCTGGTAAGGTTCCTTCTTGAATCGCAAAGGCATCTAAGTACCATGCATCTTCCGGATACACCGTAACAACACCGGCACTAAACGCATTGATTGACCAGGATTGATACACACTTTGATAATCTTCTTCATGGCTATAGAATTGGTAGTCGTTCCATACTTCCATACCATCGCTTAAGAAATCTTTGACTTCTTGCGTATTTAAATCGACTTCACCGAAGTCATAGAGTGCATCATAGATAAACATTTGTTTCATCCATGTACTTGGTAATGCACCGAGTCCACTGTAGCCGTCATCGAGTCCTTCACCATTGGTTACCAAATCGGTGAACTCATCAAATGTCCAGTCTGGGGATACTTCATCTAAGAACTCGTCTGTGATGATGCCCGGATTTATAAACATTCCCGATGGAATAAAATATCCCGGCAATGCTGCTTGCATTCCATAGTAGTTGGCTTGCTCTAATAATCCTGGGTTTAAGGTTTGATAGAGATCATCATCTTCATAGATCGACAAATCTGCCAATACCCCTTGTTTTAATAGGGCAACCGTATCACTGATTGCAAATACGGCTGGATACACATCGTATTTATCCTTGTAGTTTGCCAACGTTTGATCCCACACAACACCACCATCATCAGGTCCTGCAGGTTTCCCGTAATAGTTGATTTTGACATTGGGATAAATCTCATTAAATGCCTTTGCTGTTGCAAAAATAGATGCTACTTTTTTACTGGTTAAATCTTCTGGTAAAAAGTTTTGTTGACCAATGTTTAGATAACGGATGTCGTTACCCGCCCAGGTCACTAAATCAATTTCACCAGCTACTTCGGTGTCCAAACCGTCGTCTCCGCCTTTACATGCAGAAAGTCCAATTATAGACAATGCTACCATTGCTGCTACTAATAACTTTTTCATAATTTCCTCCTATTGTTTTTTCCAATATATCGTAATGGTGTTGATGTCACCGTTTCGAACTTGTTGAGCAAGATTCCCTTGAATCTTCGGTTGATTGAGTTGGACTCCATCTACCAGTATTTTGTCAATCATGATATTGTCATCATACGTCGCGAGTCCGGTCTCGTTGACGTAGGTAACAGTAACTTGATTGAGCAGTCGGAACTGAACTTGATGCTGGTCATCAAACCACTCTTGTTGTAATACCGGTTTCAAATTTAATGTTAGTTTGTTATCGTCCATGATGAACGGATGTGGTCCCATCATCATATACGACCAGATCGACAACATTTCCGCCGTTGAACCCGATAAGCGAGCGACAAACCCTTGTCCGTGCAAGGCGGGATCGGGGTTATTGCTTGTCGCGATGAACGAGGAGTTCTCCAACGTAGACCGGCCATAGACTTCCGGATCCATAAAACAGACCAAATTGGTTTCTATCTCTTGATAAAACTCATCATATAGTCCACTTTTTAACAATCCATACAAATACTTATACGTCATATGCAGGAAGTTGCTTTCGCGTTCCAACCAGCCTTTGCTAAAAGCTTTGATGCGACCGATTTCAAACGATGCATCGGTTAAATCATCACTGGTTTTATACATCTTCAAGGTGGCATCATACACACCACTTTGTTTAATGGACTGAACCATCTGTTTATTAAATGTTGTATCGGTACTTATTTTTAGCAATCGTGCCGGTGCTTCTAAAAATGCCGGTAACGATTGTAGTTCAAACGCGTTCACATGAACTTTCGGCATCCCATAATGCGTGTAAACAATACCCTGTTCATTTTGTACAACTTCAAATTCTGTAGCTTCATACGTTAG
This genomic window contains:
- a CDS encoding extracellular solute-binding protein; this encodes MKQRLLKFLPPLIIVAVIVFAATGLKNSRLDEFEQDVNRASYQAAYNVLAETVELNSYVNLMDDVALDYTLDNYETTYSDGVLVNDIVYDGDVVTDVTLTQTATYEVSVSEAGYYRIGIDYYLNGDTLNDYLLQVTINDEIPFYESSLINVPIIWEDETKDFDTDRYGDEFIPNQIVVEGWHQTELHDNRYYTEEGLLFYFDTGTHTITFGSDSTESFYLGDVILIAPTEIPTYTEYLSTVGGQEVDDVLMIDAISYTRKNSSFIRLDNNQSPDTKPFDNEYKRLNIVESWDQSGQSITYNVVAPTAGLYELSLYYETDASDFNVFRTVRINGVIPYQEVMSYEFEATDNQWTTDTFEQDGEPLKFYLDAGSNTITFTTDIAPLSARINDLQIIIDHINQFALDIRKVSGNTDDDSRTWELTKILPETEEYLDAYATMLKWNIIMLSQYSSERDLSSELSYLNMALRTIEDVSEKPDELPLYIEDLYSGSGSVNQYLGDTITFIEEQHMALNKVILANEPPERLDANVFQIVGHMISDFYLSITSNKYYTYSEDKETVQIWVGRATTYVDAMQKLVDSEFTTETGIQVDFSVMPVVDKLVLASAGDTTPDAALGLPSYVPYNLAIRGALYDLTEFDDFWSYTSDKFVAGSMVPYTFNEGVYAMPETLNFNAIMYREDIFESLNIAVPDTWDDVLGILPQLQRYDMNFYYPTSGGASTKWFYQTVPLIYQYGGTIYAPNGLEVELDDQASVEALQFLGDLFTTYSVPTQVPSFYNDFRYGSLPIGIISFNDYVTIQTSAPEIQGKWELAPTPGYIDEETGELNRWYVGNGMGGIIFNDSQYKEETWEFFKWWQSTDTQIEFAQTLLSTYGPTFLWLSANQQAIEQLPIPADDKQIILEQITWLRDVPRTPGQYLVERGISDIWNKMVFENTNARVAIDEVVTDMNREIRRKMTEFGYLEDGVLVQDYIIADVYWIQERMDEAAGENDE